One window of the Hippocampus zosterae strain Florida chromosome 8, ASM2543408v3, whole genome shotgun sequence genome contains the following:
- the LOC127606306 gene encoding arf-GAP with coiled-coil, ANK repeat and PH domain-containing protein 2-like isoform X3 has protein sequence MKITVDFEECLKDSPRFRATIEDVEGDVCELESKLDKLVKLCIGMIDAGKAYNAANKQFVNGIRELALQSTKDEVIESSLSKFAESLQEMINYHTILFDQAQRSIKTQLQTFVKDDLRKFKEAKKQFDKVSEEKDAALIKNAQAPRNKQHEVEEATNILTATRKCFRHIVLDYVLQINVLQSKRRSEILKSMLSFMYAHLTFFHQGYDLFSELQPLMKQLGGQLDQLVVDAAKEKRDMEQKHSTIQQKVQICDFSNDDTKLEYNVDAENGIAMEGYLFKRASNAFKTWNRRWFSIQNNQLVYQKKFKDNPTVVVEDLRLCTVKHCEDLERRFCFEVVSPTKSCMMQADSEKLRQAWIKAVQNSIATAFRDKGDDAEKLDRKSSTSTGSLDSGGEPKEKSLKGESALQKVIAIPGNVCCCDCGQPDPRWASINLGITLCIQCSGIHRSLGVHFSKVRSLTLDSWEPELLKLMCELGNGVINQIYEARREELGARKPQPGDPRHEVEAYIKAKYVDRRFVRRPSDEELRSKVVSLSKQEKRLSSSSEHLPPRPPPPTPKLRPGSNASGQSAVAGGSEARRDSLFCPDELHSLFSYFDNSSKLRSIKSADSGIQHSADGSREMLATTPSNSSLADTDVAEPPPMPMPATLPPPSPCKETVFYEPKEYSSGLQLYWASCARSLPDMAEALAHGAQVNWVNTEDDKKTPLIMAVRGGSLVTCEFLLQNAANVNQQDAQGRGPLHHATMLGRTGQVCLFLKRGANQNAADIEEKTPLAIAVEAANADIVTLLRLAKMNEEMREAEGPYSQTGDETYQDIFQDFTHMASNDPDKLNRYQHYDPQRH, from the exons AGCGACCATAGAGGACGTGGAGGGGGATGTGTGTGAGTTGGAATCGAAACTCGACAAA CTGGTGAAGTTGTGTATCGGGATGATAGATGCTGGGAAAGCTTACAATGCTGCCAACAAACAGTTTGTCAACGGGATCCGGGAGCTTGCCCTGCAATCTACCAAAGATGAAGTCATCGAG tccagtctttccaagtTTGCAGAAAGCCTTCAAGAGATGATCAACTATCATACG ATACTATTCGATCAGGCCCAGAGATCAATCAAGACCCAGCTTCAAACATTTGTAAAAGA TGACCTACGTAAATTTAAAGAAGCCAAGAAGCAGTTTGACAAGGTGAGTGAAGAAAAGGATGCAGCGCTGATCAAAAATGCCCAGGCTCCCCGCAACAAGCAGCACGAAGTGGAAGAGGCTACCAACATCCTTACCGCCACGCGCAAGTGCTTCCGACACATCGTTCTCGACTATGTTTTGCAG attAACGTGCTACAGTCCAAGAGAAGATCGGAAATCCTCAAATCT ATGCTGTCCTTCATGTATGCCCACCTGACTTTTTTCCACCAAGGCTATGACCTCTTCAGTGAGTTACAGCCTCTAATGAAACAGCTTGGAGGACAG TTGGACCAGTTGGTTGTGGATGCTGCCAAAGAGAAGCGGGACATGGAGCAAAAACACTCCACCATCCAGCAAAAGGTACAGATTTGT GACTTCTCTAATGACGACACCAAGTTGGAATACAACGTGGATGCAGAGAACGGCATCGCCATGGAGGGTTATCTTTTTAAGAGGGCCAGCAATGCCTTCAAGACATGGAATCG ACGGTGGTTCTCCATCCAAAACAATCAGCTGGTTTATCAGAAGAAATTCAAG GACAACCCGACGGTGGTCGTGGAAGACCTGAGGCTTTGTACGGTCAAACACTGTGAAGATTTGGAGCGCCGCTTTTGTTTCGAGGTGGTGTCACCCACAAA GAGCTGCATGATGCAAGCAGACTCTGAGAAGTTGCGACAGGCGTGGATCAAAGCTGTCCAGAACAGCATCGCCACTGCCTTCCGCGACAAGGGAGATGACGCTGag AAGCTGGACAGGAAATCTTCCACATCAACGGGGAGCTTAGACTCGGGTGGGGAACCCAAGGAGAAATCGCTAAAAGGGGAGAGCGCCCTGCAGAAAGTCATCGCCATCCCGGGCAACGTTTGTTGCTGTGACTGCGGCCAGCCAGATCCACGCTGGGCCAGCATCAATCTCGGCATCACCCTTTGCATCCAATGCTCTGGAATTCACAG GAGTCTGGGAGTTCATTTCTCAAAGGTCCGGTCGCTGACTTTGGATTCATGGGAGCCAGAACTGCTTAAG CTAATGTGTGAACTTGGAAACGGAGTTATTAACCAAATATATGAGGCTCGGCGAGAGGAACTGGGAGCGAGAAAACCACAGCCAGGAGACCCAAG ACATGAAGTGGAGGCCTACATCAAAGCCAAGTATGTGGATCGCAGGTTCGTGCGCAGGCCATCTGATGAGGAGCTTCGGAGCAAGGTGGTGTCCCTCAGCAAACAGGAGAAGAGACTGAGCAGCAGCTCCGAGCACCTGCCCCCTAGACCGCCGCCGCCCACCCCCAAACTGCGACCCGGTTCCAACGCATCTGGACAGTCAG CTGTTGCCGGTGGCTCGGAGGCCCGGCGGGACTCTCTCTTCTGTCCTGACGAGCTTCATTCACTCTTCTCCTACTTTGACAACTCCTCCAAGCTCAGGAGCA TCAAAAGCGCCGACAGTGGAATCCAGCATAGTGCTGATGGCAGCAGGGAAATGCTGGCCACCACCCCCTCTAATAGTAGTTTGGCCGATACag ATGTTGCTGAGCCTCCGCCCATGCCCATGCCAGCCACACTGCCGCCGCCATCACCTTGTAAGGAGACCGTGTTCTACGAGCCCAAGGAGTACAGTTCAGGTCTTCAGCTCTACTGGGCTTCGTGTGCCCGCAGTCTACCTGACATGGCTGAGGCACTGGCCCACGGAGCCCAAGTCAACTGGGTCAACACCGAAGACGACAAGAAAACACCGCTCATCATGGCAGTGCGGGGG GGCTCATTGGTGACCTGCGAGTTTTTGCTCCAAAACGCGGCCAATGTAAATCAGCAGGATGCTCAAGGTCGAGGACCTCTGCACCACGCCACCATGCTGGGACGCACAGG GCAAGTGTGTTTATTCTTGAAGAGAGGAGCCAATCAAAACGCTGCAGACATTGAGGAAAAAACTCCGCTGGCCATCGCGGTGGAAGCAGCTAATGCAGACATTGTTACATT GCTGCGATTGGCCAAGATGAACGAGGAGATGCGCGAGGCGGAGGGCCCCTACAGCCAGACAG
- the LOC127606306 gene encoding arf-GAP with coiled-coil, ANK repeat and PH domain-containing protein 2-like isoform X4 has protein sequence MKITVDFEECLKDSPRFRATIEDVEGDVCELESKLDKLVKLCIGMIDAGKAYNAANKQFVNGIRELALQSTKDEVIESSLSKFAESLQEMINYHTILFDQAQRSIKTQLQTFVKDDLRKFKEAKKQFDKVSEEKDAALIKNAQAPRNKQHEVEEATNILTATRKCFRHIVLDYVLQINVLQSKRRSEILKSMLSFMYAHLTFFHQGYDLFSELQPLMKQLGGQLDQLVVDAAKEKRDMEQKHSTIQQKDFSNDDTKLEYNVDAENGIAMEGYLFKRASNAFKTWNRRWFSIQNNQLVYQKKFKDNPTVVVEDLRLCTVKHCEDLERRFCFEVVSPTKSCMMQADSEKLRQAWIKAVQNSIATAFRDKGDDAEKLDRKSSTSTGSLDSGGEPKEKSLKGESALQKVIAIPGNVCCCDCGQPDPRWASINLGITLCIQCSGIHRSLGVHFSKVRSLTLDSWEPELLKLMCELGNGVINQIYEARREELGARKPQPGDPRHEVEAYIKAKYVDRRFVRRPSDEELRSKVVSLSKQEKRLSSSSEHLPPRPPPPTPKLRPGSNASGQSAVAGGSEARRDSLFCPDELHSLFSYFDNSSKLRSIKSADSGIQHSADGSREMLATTPSNSSLADTDVAEPPPMPMPATLPPPSPCKETVFYEPKEYSSGLQLYWASCARSLPDMAEALAHGAQVNWVNTEDDKKTPLIMAVRGGSLVTCEFLLQNAANVNQQDAQGRGPLHHATMLGRTGQVCLFLKRGANQNAADIEEKTPLAIAVEAANADIVTLLRLAKMNEEMREAEGPYSQTGDETYQDIFQDFTHMASNDPDKLNRYQHYDPQRH, from the exons AGCGACCATAGAGGACGTGGAGGGGGATGTGTGTGAGTTGGAATCGAAACTCGACAAA CTGGTGAAGTTGTGTATCGGGATGATAGATGCTGGGAAAGCTTACAATGCTGCCAACAAACAGTTTGTCAACGGGATCCGGGAGCTTGCCCTGCAATCTACCAAAGATGAAGTCATCGAG tccagtctttccaagtTTGCAGAAAGCCTTCAAGAGATGATCAACTATCATACG ATACTATTCGATCAGGCCCAGAGATCAATCAAGACCCAGCTTCAAACATTTGTAAAAGA TGACCTACGTAAATTTAAAGAAGCCAAGAAGCAGTTTGACAAGGTGAGTGAAGAAAAGGATGCAGCGCTGATCAAAAATGCCCAGGCTCCCCGCAACAAGCAGCACGAAGTGGAAGAGGCTACCAACATCCTTACCGCCACGCGCAAGTGCTTCCGACACATCGTTCTCGACTATGTTTTGCAG attAACGTGCTACAGTCCAAGAGAAGATCGGAAATCCTCAAATCT ATGCTGTCCTTCATGTATGCCCACCTGACTTTTTTCCACCAAGGCTATGACCTCTTCAGTGAGTTACAGCCTCTAATGAAACAGCTTGGAGGACAG TTGGACCAGTTGGTTGTGGATGCTGCCAAAGAGAAGCGGGACATGGAGCAAAAACACTCCACCATCCAGCAAAAG GACTTCTCTAATGACGACACCAAGTTGGAATACAACGTGGATGCAGAGAACGGCATCGCCATGGAGGGTTATCTTTTTAAGAGGGCCAGCAATGCCTTCAAGACATGGAATCG ACGGTGGTTCTCCATCCAAAACAATCAGCTGGTTTATCAGAAGAAATTCAAG GACAACCCGACGGTGGTCGTGGAAGACCTGAGGCTTTGTACGGTCAAACACTGTGAAGATTTGGAGCGCCGCTTTTGTTTCGAGGTGGTGTCACCCACAAA GAGCTGCATGATGCAAGCAGACTCTGAGAAGTTGCGACAGGCGTGGATCAAAGCTGTCCAGAACAGCATCGCCACTGCCTTCCGCGACAAGGGAGATGACGCTGag AAGCTGGACAGGAAATCTTCCACATCAACGGGGAGCTTAGACTCGGGTGGGGAACCCAAGGAGAAATCGCTAAAAGGGGAGAGCGCCCTGCAGAAAGTCATCGCCATCCCGGGCAACGTTTGTTGCTGTGACTGCGGCCAGCCAGATCCACGCTGGGCCAGCATCAATCTCGGCATCACCCTTTGCATCCAATGCTCTGGAATTCACAG GAGTCTGGGAGTTCATTTCTCAAAGGTCCGGTCGCTGACTTTGGATTCATGGGAGCCAGAACTGCTTAAG CTAATGTGTGAACTTGGAAACGGAGTTATTAACCAAATATATGAGGCTCGGCGAGAGGAACTGGGAGCGAGAAAACCACAGCCAGGAGACCCAAG ACATGAAGTGGAGGCCTACATCAAAGCCAAGTATGTGGATCGCAGGTTCGTGCGCAGGCCATCTGATGAGGAGCTTCGGAGCAAGGTGGTGTCCCTCAGCAAACAGGAGAAGAGACTGAGCAGCAGCTCCGAGCACCTGCCCCCTAGACCGCCGCCGCCCACCCCCAAACTGCGACCCGGTTCCAACGCATCTGGACAGTCAG CTGTTGCCGGTGGCTCGGAGGCCCGGCGGGACTCTCTCTTCTGTCCTGACGAGCTTCATTCACTCTTCTCCTACTTTGACAACTCCTCCAAGCTCAGGAGCA TCAAAAGCGCCGACAGTGGAATCCAGCATAGTGCTGATGGCAGCAGGGAAATGCTGGCCACCACCCCCTCTAATAGTAGTTTGGCCGATACag ATGTTGCTGAGCCTCCGCCCATGCCCATGCCAGCCACACTGCCGCCGCCATCACCTTGTAAGGAGACCGTGTTCTACGAGCCCAAGGAGTACAGTTCAGGTCTTCAGCTCTACTGGGCTTCGTGTGCCCGCAGTCTACCTGACATGGCTGAGGCACTGGCCCACGGAGCCCAAGTCAACTGGGTCAACACCGAAGACGACAAGAAAACACCGCTCATCATGGCAGTGCGGGGG GGCTCATTGGTGACCTGCGAGTTTTTGCTCCAAAACGCGGCCAATGTAAATCAGCAGGATGCTCAAGGTCGAGGACCTCTGCACCACGCCACCATGCTGGGACGCACAGG GCAAGTGTGTTTATTCTTGAAGAGAGGAGCCAATCAAAACGCTGCAGACATTGAGGAAAAAACTCCGCTGGCCATCGCGGTGGAAGCAGCTAATGCAGACATTGTTACATT GCTGCGATTGGCCAAGATGAACGAGGAGATGCGCGAGGCGGAGGGCCCCTACAGCCAGACAG
- the LOC127606306 gene encoding arf-GAP with coiled-coil, ANK repeat and PH domain-containing protein 2-like isoform X1 → MKITVDFEECLKDSPRFRATIEDVEGDVCELESKLDKLVKLCIGMIDAGKAYNAANKQFVNGIRELALQSTKDEVIESSLSKFAESLQEMINYHTILFDQAQRSIKTQLQTFVKDDLRKFKEAKKQFDKVSEEKDAALIKNAQAPRNKQHEVEEATNILTATRKCFRHIVLDYVLQINVLQSKRRSEILKSMLSFMYAHLTFFHQGYDLFSELQPLMKQLGGQLDQLVVDAAKEKRDMEQKHSTIQQKVQICEMTELDSDHPNFCAWRSSSDFSNDDTKLEYNVDAENGIAMEGYLFKRASNAFKTWNRRWFSIQNNQLVYQKKFKDNPTVVVEDLRLCTVKHCEDLERRFCFEVVSPTKSCMMQADSEKLRQAWIKAVQNSIATAFRDKGDDAEKLDRKSSTSTGSLDSGGEPKEKSLKGESALQKVIAIPGNVCCCDCGQPDPRWASINLGITLCIQCSGIHRSLGVHFSKVRSLTLDSWEPELLKLMCELGNGVINQIYEARREELGARKPQPGDPRHEVEAYIKAKYVDRRFVRRPSDEELRSKVVSLSKQEKRLSSSSEHLPPRPPPPTPKLRPGSNASGQSAVAGGSEARRDSLFCPDELHSLFSYFDNSSKLRSIKSADSGIQHSADGSREMLATTPSNSSLADTDVAEPPPMPMPATLPPPSPCKETVFYEPKEYSSGLQLYWASCARSLPDMAEALAHGAQVNWVNTEDDKKTPLIMAVRGGSLVTCEFLLQNAANVNQQDAQGRGPLHHATMLGRTGQVCLFLKRGANQNAADIEEKTPLAIAVEAANADIVTLLRLAKMNEEMREAEGPYSQTGDETYQDIFQDFTHMASNDPDKLNRYQHYDPQRH, encoded by the exons AGCGACCATAGAGGACGTGGAGGGGGATGTGTGTGAGTTGGAATCGAAACTCGACAAA CTGGTGAAGTTGTGTATCGGGATGATAGATGCTGGGAAAGCTTACAATGCTGCCAACAAACAGTTTGTCAACGGGATCCGGGAGCTTGCCCTGCAATCTACCAAAGATGAAGTCATCGAG tccagtctttccaagtTTGCAGAAAGCCTTCAAGAGATGATCAACTATCATACG ATACTATTCGATCAGGCCCAGAGATCAATCAAGACCCAGCTTCAAACATTTGTAAAAGA TGACCTACGTAAATTTAAAGAAGCCAAGAAGCAGTTTGACAAGGTGAGTGAAGAAAAGGATGCAGCGCTGATCAAAAATGCCCAGGCTCCCCGCAACAAGCAGCACGAAGTGGAAGAGGCTACCAACATCCTTACCGCCACGCGCAAGTGCTTCCGACACATCGTTCTCGACTATGTTTTGCAG attAACGTGCTACAGTCCAAGAGAAGATCGGAAATCCTCAAATCT ATGCTGTCCTTCATGTATGCCCACCTGACTTTTTTCCACCAAGGCTATGACCTCTTCAGTGAGTTACAGCCTCTAATGAAACAGCTTGGAGGACAG TTGGACCAGTTGGTTGTGGATGCTGCCAAAGAGAAGCGGGACATGGAGCAAAAACACTCCACCATCCAGCAAAAGGTACAGATTTGT GAGATGACGGAGTTGGACTCAGACCACCCAAACTTTTGTGCTTGGAGGTCATCCTCT GACTTCTCTAATGACGACACCAAGTTGGAATACAACGTGGATGCAGAGAACGGCATCGCCATGGAGGGTTATCTTTTTAAGAGGGCCAGCAATGCCTTCAAGACATGGAATCG ACGGTGGTTCTCCATCCAAAACAATCAGCTGGTTTATCAGAAGAAATTCAAG GACAACCCGACGGTGGTCGTGGAAGACCTGAGGCTTTGTACGGTCAAACACTGTGAAGATTTGGAGCGCCGCTTTTGTTTCGAGGTGGTGTCACCCACAAA GAGCTGCATGATGCAAGCAGACTCTGAGAAGTTGCGACAGGCGTGGATCAAAGCTGTCCAGAACAGCATCGCCACTGCCTTCCGCGACAAGGGAGATGACGCTGag AAGCTGGACAGGAAATCTTCCACATCAACGGGGAGCTTAGACTCGGGTGGGGAACCCAAGGAGAAATCGCTAAAAGGGGAGAGCGCCCTGCAGAAAGTCATCGCCATCCCGGGCAACGTTTGTTGCTGTGACTGCGGCCAGCCAGATCCACGCTGGGCCAGCATCAATCTCGGCATCACCCTTTGCATCCAATGCTCTGGAATTCACAG GAGTCTGGGAGTTCATTTCTCAAAGGTCCGGTCGCTGACTTTGGATTCATGGGAGCCAGAACTGCTTAAG CTAATGTGTGAACTTGGAAACGGAGTTATTAACCAAATATATGAGGCTCGGCGAGAGGAACTGGGAGCGAGAAAACCACAGCCAGGAGACCCAAG ACATGAAGTGGAGGCCTACATCAAAGCCAAGTATGTGGATCGCAGGTTCGTGCGCAGGCCATCTGATGAGGAGCTTCGGAGCAAGGTGGTGTCCCTCAGCAAACAGGAGAAGAGACTGAGCAGCAGCTCCGAGCACCTGCCCCCTAGACCGCCGCCGCCCACCCCCAAACTGCGACCCGGTTCCAACGCATCTGGACAGTCAG CTGTTGCCGGTGGCTCGGAGGCCCGGCGGGACTCTCTCTTCTGTCCTGACGAGCTTCATTCACTCTTCTCCTACTTTGACAACTCCTCCAAGCTCAGGAGCA TCAAAAGCGCCGACAGTGGAATCCAGCATAGTGCTGATGGCAGCAGGGAAATGCTGGCCACCACCCCCTCTAATAGTAGTTTGGCCGATACag ATGTTGCTGAGCCTCCGCCCATGCCCATGCCAGCCACACTGCCGCCGCCATCACCTTGTAAGGAGACCGTGTTCTACGAGCCCAAGGAGTACAGTTCAGGTCTTCAGCTCTACTGGGCTTCGTGTGCCCGCAGTCTACCTGACATGGCTGAGGCACTGGCCCACGGAGCCCAAGTCAACTGGGTCAACACCGAAGACGACAAGAAAACACCGCTCATCATGGCAGTGCGGGGG GGCTCATTGGTGACCTGCGAGTTTTTGCTCCAAAACGCGGCCAATGTAAATCAGCAGGATGCTCAAGGTCGAGGACCTCTGCACCACGCCACCATGCTGGGACGCACAGG GCAAGTGTGTTTATTCTTGAAGAGAGGAGCCAATCAAAACGCTGCAGACATTGAGGAAAAAACTCCGCTGGCCATCGCGGTGGAAGCAGCTAATGCAGACATTGTTACATT GCTGCGATTGGCCAAGATGAACGAGGAGATGCGCGAGGCGGAGGGCCCCTACAGCCAGACAG
- the LOC127606306 gene encoding arf-GAP with coiled-coil, ANK repeat and PH domain-containing protein 2-like isoform X2 yields the protein MKITVDFEECLKDSPRFRATIEDVEGDVCELESKLDKLVKLCIGMIDAGKAYNAANKQFVNGIRELALQSTKDEVIESSLSKFAESLQEMINYHTILFDQAQRSIKTQLQTFVKDDLRKFKEAKKQFDKVSEEKDAALIKNAQAPRNKQHEVEEATNILTATRKCFRHIVLDYVLQINVLQSKRRSEILKSMLSFMYAHLTFFHQGYDLFSELQPLMKQLGGQLDQLVVDAAKEKRDMEQKHSTIQQKEMTELDSDHPNFCAWRSSSDFSNDDTKLEYNVDAENGIAMEGYLFKRASNAFKTWNRRWFSIQNNQLVYQKKFKDNPTVVVEDLRLCTVKHCEDLERRFCFEVVSPTKSCMMQADSEKLRQAWIKAVQNSIATAFRDKGDDAEKLDRKSSTSTGSLDSGGEPKEKSLKGESALQKVIAIPGNVCCCDCGQPDPRWASINLGITLCIQCSGIHRSLGVHFSKVRSLTLDSWEPELLKLMCELGNGVINQIYEARREELGARKPQPGDPRHEVEAYIKAKYVDRRFVRRPSDEELRSKVVSLSKQEKRLSSSSEHLPPRPPPPTPKLRPGSNASGQSAVAGGSEARRDSLFCPDELHSLFSYFDNSSKLRSIKSADSGIQHSADGSREMLATTPSNSSLADTDVAEPPPMPMPATLPPPSPCKETVFYEPKEYSSGLQLYWASCARSLPDMAEALAHGAQVNWVNTEDDKKTPLIMAVRGGSLVTCEFLLQNAANVNQQDAQGRGPLHHATMLGRTGQVCLFLKRGANQNAADIEEKTPLAIAVEAANADIVTLLRLAKMNEEMREAEGPYSQTGDETYQDIFQDFTHMASNDPDKLNRYQHYDPQRH from the exons AGCGACCATAGAGGACGTGGAGGGGGATGTGTGTGAGTTGGAATCGAAACTCGACAAA CTGGTGAAGTTGTGTATCGGGATGATAGATGCTGGGAAAGCTTACAATGCTGCCAACAAACAGTTTGTCAACGGGATCCGGGAGCTTGCCCTGCAATCTACCAAAGATGAAGTCATCGAG tccagtctttccaagtTTGCAGAAAGCCTTCAAGAGATGATCAACTATCATACG ATACTATTCGATCAGGCCCAGAGATCAATCAAGACCCAGCTTCAAACATTTGTAAAAGA TGACCTACGTAAATTTAAAGAAGCCAAGAAGCAGTTTGACAAGGTGAGTGAAGAAAAGGATGCAGCGCTGATCAAAAATGCCCAGGCTCCCCGCAACAAGCAGCACGAAGTGGAAGAGGCTACCAACATCCTTACCGCCACGCGCAAGTGCTTCCGACACATCGTTCTCGACTATGTTTTGCAG attAACGTGCTACAGTCCAAGAGAAGATCGGAAATCCTCAAATCT ATGCTGTCCTTCATGTATGCCCACCTGACTTTTTTCCACCAAGGCTATGACCTCTTCAGTGAGTTACAGCCTCTAATGAAACAGCTTGGAGGACAG TTGGACCAGTTGGTTGTGGATGCTGCCAAAGAGAAGCGGGACATGGAGCAAAAACACTCCACCATCCAGCAAAAG GAGATGACGGAGTTGGACTCAGACCACCCAAACTTTTGTGCTTGGAGGTCATCCTCT GACTTCTCTAATGACGACACCAAGTTGGAATACAACGTGGATGCAGAGAACGGCATCGCCATGGAGGGTTATCTTTTTAAGAGGGCCAGCAATGCCTTCAAGACATGGAATCG ACGGTGGTTCTCCATCCAAAACAATCAGCTGGTTTATCAGAAGAAATTCAAG GACAACCCGACGGTGGTCGTGGAAGACCTGAGGCTTTGTACGGTCAAACACTGTGAAGATTTGGAGCGCCGCTTTTGTTTCGAGGTGGTGTCACCCACAAA GAGCTGCATGATGCAAGCAGACTCTGAGAAGTTGCGACAGGCGTGGATCAAAGCTGTCCAGAACAGCATCGCCACTGCCTTCCGCGACAAGGGAGATGACGCTGag AAGCTGGACAGGAAATCTTCCACATCAACGGGGAGCTTAGACTCGGGTGGGGAACCCAAGGAGAAATCGCTAAAAGGGGAGAGCGCCCTGCAGAAAGTCATCGCCATCCCGGGCAACGTTTGTTGCTGTGACTGCGGCCAGCCAGATCCACGCTGGGCCAGCATCAATCTCGGCATCACCCTTTGCATCCAATGCTCTGGAATTCACAG GAGTCTGGGAGTTCATTTCTCAAAGGTCCGGTCGCTGACTTTGGATTCATGGGAGCCAGAACTGCTTAAG CTAATGTGTGAACTTGGAAACGGAGTTATTAACCAAATATATGAGGCTCGGCGAGAGGAACTGGGAGCGAGAAAACCACAGCCAGGAGACCCAAG ACATGAAGTGGAGGCCTACATCAAAGCCAAGTATGTGGATCGCAGGTTCGTGCGCAGGCCATCTGATGAGGAGCTTCGGAGCAAGGTGGTGTCCCTCAGCAAACAGGAGAAGAGACTGAGCAGCAGCTCCGAGCACCTGCCCCCTAGACCGCCGCCGCCCACCCCCAAACTGCGACCCGGTTCCAACGCATCTGGACAGTCAG CTGTTGCCGGTGGCTCGGAGGCCCGGCGGGACTCTCTCTTCTGTCCTGACGAGCTTCATTCACTCTTCTCCTACTTTGACAACTCCTCCAAGCTCAGGAGCA TCAAAAGCGCCGACAGTGGAATCCAGCATAGTGCTGATGGCAGCAGGGAAATGCTGGCCACCACCCCCTCTAATAGTAGTTTGGCCGATACag ATGTTGCTGAGCCTCCGCCCATGCCCATGCCAGCCACACTGCCGCCGCCATCACCTTGTAAGGAGACCGTGTTCTACGAGCCCAAGGAGTACAGTTCAGGTCTTCAGCTCTACTGGGCTTCGTGTGCCCGCAGTCTACCTGACATGGCTGAGGCACTGGCCCACGGAGCCCAAGTCAACTGGGTCAACACCGAAGACGACAAGAAAACACCGCTCATCATGGCAGTGCGGGGG GGCTCATTGGTGACCTGCGAGTTTTTGCTCCAAAACGCGGCCAATGTAAATCAGCAGGATGCTCAAGGTCGAGGACCTCTGCACCACGCCACCATGCTGGGACGCACAGG GCAAGTGTGTTTATTCTTGAAGAGAGGAGCCAATCAAAACGCTGCAGACATTGAGGAAAAAACTCCGCTGGCCATCGCGGTGGAAGCAGCTAATGCAGACATTGTTACATT GCTGCGATTGGCCAAGATGAACGAGGAGATGCGCGAGGCGGAGGGCCCCTACAGCCAGACAG